The following are from one region of the Littorina saxatilis isolate snail1 linkage group LG2, US_GU_Lsax_2.0, whole genome shotgun sequence genome:
- the LOC138953697 gene encoding uncharacterized protein, giving the protein MKWKPPPSYRETDIFNDHHTLQEDLKCLQGWAEKWGMRFNATKCYVMSISHKPPSTFMYSLNNTILKTVPSNPYLGILFSDNLKWRNHISSITKKANCTLGFLRRNLRHCPAACRRNAYLALVRPLLEYGAVAWDPYQAQDIDRMERIQRTAARFIANDYRSRRPGFVTGLLTRHNLPTLQERRVAYTSA; this is encoded by the coding sequence ATGAAGTGGAAACCCCCACCGTCTTACAGAGAGACCGACATCTTCAACGACCACCACACCCTACAAGAGGACCTGAAGTGTCTACAAGGCTGGGCAGAGAAATGGGGAATGCGCTTCAACGCCACCAAGTGCTATGTCATGAGCATCTCCCACAAACCACCCTCCACCTTCATGTACTCCCTCAACAACACCATCCTCAAAACTGTCCCTTCCAACCCATACCTAGGCATCCTATTTTCTGACAACCTCAAGTGGAGAAACCACATCAGCAGCATCACCAAGAAAGCAAACTGTACTCTTGGCTTCCTACGCAGAAACCTCCGCCACTGCCCGGCAGCCTGCAGACGAAATGCCTACCTGGCCCTCGTCCGACCCCTCCTTGAGTACGGAGCCGTAGCCTGGGACCCGTACCAAGCGCAGGACATCGATAGGATGGAACGCATACAGCGCACTGCAGCACGTTTCATCGCCAACGACTACCGATCAAGACGTCCTGGCTTTGTTACAGGCCTCCTGACACGCCACAACCTCCCGACTCTCCAGGAACGACGAGTAGCCTACACCTCCGCCTGA
- the LOC138959426 gene encoding transient receptor potential cation channel subfamily V member 5-like — protein sequence MEMDEQPEMRPRKRVRSSLNSAELSAVVNSHGSGHLDVKEIHCSISSQSLCDVLGNDVADDTFQAEVAQKTNTYMVGRQEAETEVIIDRLIEREGNKDKALLFVVSQIPTEVKVQVMTNTLLHRGANPSFCGSDWQTPLHHATRRGFKGVVSKLLENDALPHSRDRQNLMPLHIAITSNSDEIAALLLAFMPNTAVRPLFLSNDTKDAELSLHDMINKDMQQTVLAVLDCMVDAIGQSSHVRVHYHVLEADEKGRPPNHPEFEPTSRSCLHLISKMGNKTLVYHDVVRLLIRRKWKEFARFRFQMNSFLFILTQTSLCFCAVTATMSADPVMYAGRLHTARAVMEVWSVIAVFVTFLLELNQMRKHKLDYFTDQFNWIDLISSSFLLTVIVLRFTNRPEQWPVFSVGFLLWTLRIFKYAAVFRQTGAYAQILWKIVAHDFPQFIVVFAVILVAFSGSFVLSLRGEDSLNVHPETSTFWDIIFTGVRILIEGEPVVEYTGSQGYKPMSCILMVIFLFTCCVVLLNILIAQLSDTYQNVQRDAQRGLELNRAWIIARVELNSLFIGKSYRQSRYREVEEMRNPMEVLTKWENPPLNEMNKHVRDIWDSLESHKLNLLTIKNRMSRQEYALCKIQDQMDKLLEMMSQVVPNPTAELSGTT from the exons ATGGAGATGGATGAACAGCCAGAGATGCGACCTCGCAAGAGAGTGAGGTCCAGCCTCAACAGCGCAGAGCTGAGCGCTGTCGTCAACAGTCATG GGTCCGGACACTTGGACGTGAAGGAGATCCACTGTTCTATCTCCTCACAGTCTCTGTGTGATGTTCTGGGTAACGATGTGGCAGACGACACTTTCCAGGCGGAG GTTGCGCAAAAGACGAACACTTACATGGTGGGTCGACAGGAAGCGGAAACGGAAGTGATCATCGACAGACTGATAGAACGCGAGGGCAACAAGGACAAAGCCCTTCTCTTTGTCGTCTCGCAGATACCCACGGAGGTCAAG GTGCAAGTGATGACCAACACCCTCCTTCACCGCGGGGCCAACCCGTCGTTCTGCGGGTCAGACTGGCAGACCCCCCTTCACCACGCCACACGGCGCGGCTTCAAGGGCGTGGTCAGCAAACTGCTGGAGAACGACGCCCTCCCCCACTCCAGGGACCGTCAGAACCTCATGCCCCTCCACATCGCCATCACCAGCAACTCTGACGAGATTGCTGCTCTGCTGCTGGCTTTCATGCCTAACACCGC tGTCCGTCCGCTGTTCCTCAGCAACGACACCAAAGATGCTGAACTCAGTCTACATGACATGATAAACAAAGACATGCAG caaacCGTTCTTGCCGTGCTCGATTGTATGGTCGATGCGATTGGTCAAAGCAGTCACGTGAGGGTGCACTATCACGTGCTAGAAGCAGACGAGAAAGGAAGGCCGCCAAACCACCCAGAATTCGAGCCCACCTCTAGATCTTGCCTTCATCTCATATCCAAAATGGGTAACAAG ACTTTAGTGTATCACGACGTGGTGCGGTTGTTAATACGACGGAAATGGAAGGAATTTGCTCGTTTTAGGTTTCA GATGAATTCTTTCCTGTTCATCCTTACCCAGACTTCGCTGTGTTTTTGCGCGGTGACTGCAACCATGAGCGCTGACCCTGTAATGTACGCAGGACGTCTACATACCGCACGTGCTGTGATGGAGGTGTGGTCTGTCATTGCTGTCTTCGTCACCTTTCTGCTGGAGCTCAATCAGATGAGAAA ACACAAGTTGGATTACTTCACTGACCAGTTCAACTGGATTGACCTGATCTCTTCATCCTTCCTGCTGACCGTGATAGTGTTACGCTTCACAAACAGACCCGAGCAGTGGCCAGTCTTCAGCGTTGGCTTCCTGCTCTGGACACTGAGAATCTTCAAATATGCTGCTGTCTTTCG ACAGACAGGTGCCTACGCCCAGATCCTGTGGAAGATCGTTGCCCATGACTTCCCGCAGTTCATCGTCGTCTTTGCCGTCATTCTCGTCGCCTTCAGCGGGTCCTTCGTGCTGTCTCTCCGCGGCGAAGATTCCTTGAATGTTCATCCTGAAACAAGCACTTTCTGGGATATCATTTTCACTGGTGTGCGAATTCTGATCGAGGGGGAGCCAGTAGTGGAGTACACCGGTTCTCAAGGATACAA ACCGATGAGCTGCATCCTGATGGTGATCTTCCTGTTCACGTGCTGCGTGGTGCTGCTGAACATCCTGATCGCGCAGCTGAGCGACACCTACCAGAACGTGCAGCGCGACGCACAGCGAGGCCTCGAGCTCAACAGGGCCTGGATCATTGCTAGGGTGGAGCTCAACAGTCTCTTTATTGGCAAG AGTTACCGGCAGTCCCGCTACCGGGAGGTGGAGGAGATGCGCAACCCCATGGAGGTGCTGACCAAGTGGGAGAACCCGCCGCTCAACGAGATGAACAAGCACGTGCGCGACATCTGGGACAGCCTCGAGTCCCACAAGCTCAACCTGCTCACCATCAAGAACCGGATGTCACGCCAGGAGTACGCCCTCTGCAAGATCCA GGATCAAATGGACAAGTTGCTAGAAATGATGTCACAAGTGGTTCCCAACCCCACCGCTGAGCTATCGGGCACCACCTGA